In Beggiatoa leptomitoformis, the genomic window TTGGTCTAGAGAATTTGGTGTATCGAAAGATGATATTATTGTCGCAGTTAATACAGTAGGTGTTAGTGTAGCAAGAGTTAAATCTTATCTCGGTATTGAATAATAATCTCAACAAGAAGCCCCGCTTGTAATCAAATACAATTGGGGCTTTTTGATGGAAAACTTTTAATATTTTCAAAGTCTGAAAGACTGAATAATCTAAAAGTCAAAAGCAAAACAGGTTTAGTAGGGAAAAGACAAAGAACTAAACCTGTTCGCTGTTCCCAATTGGATACACGCACACAACTTTGTAATGCCCGCGTGTGGCGTGTCCATACAAGAAATAAAAACGCCAAAAAAGATTTTTTAGAAAACCCCTGAACAGTCTCGTATGCGCCCAGTGCATACGAGACTGTTCAAGCGGTTTGATAGTGTTTTTACAAATGATGAAAACCCACTGAAAAAGTCCGCGCGATTTGCGCCCAGCGCGAATGCGCGGACTGTTCAGTGGGTTTGAAGAAAATACTTTAACTATTCAGACAGTTAAAACACAGTTTTACTAAACGAAAAACTATGATTACCAAGTAATCATCTTTTCAGGTTAGAAAAAGCGTGATAGACTGTTAGGCTGTAAGCCTTGATATACTAACCAAATTTGCGACCTTTTTGATTTATAAAGAAAACCCACTTTTTCCACCGTTTTTCCCCCCTCTCATACCCATTTTTAACCGTTTCCCTGTTTATCAACCAGTTAAAAATTTCCCGTCATTCAGACGTTCTTAAATTTCCCGTTCATTACTTTTTTTTAATCTTTTTTTCTGAAAAAAATTCATTTTTGAACCGATTCAACACAACAGACTGAAAACAATAAAAAAGCGCGTTTAACCTGCGGGGTTAAACACGCTCTTTTATAATCCTATTGATTTATCAAAGAAATCAATCTTTCCCCTATATCCCAACGAGGAATTACGCCTCTGTTACAAATTCGGTCTATTCCCGACCGACTCGCCCCTACTAAACTTCCAATTTCTTCATTACTTAACCGCTTCTGTCTCTTTATTTCCTTAATCACTTCTCGAAAATTCACGTTTGTACTCATTTGAAAATCCCCTACAGATTGTCTAATACAAAAATAGCCCATTTTTGCGCATAAATAGCTTGTTTTTGAAGCAATTATTTTTAAAATTTAGGTTATGATAAACCTATGGAAACTGACTCATCCCCCCTTAACGATTATCAACGTCGCTTTCAGCAATTCGCCTTGCAGTCAGCAGTGCGTCGTTTACTCCCAGATTCCAGAGTTTCAAAGTGTTTACGACAAATTTCACAATATCCTAACAAAAAAACGCCGCTTTATTTTTCGTGGGTAAAAGTGAAACAGTCAGTTCAGCACAAAAAGACGTTTTTCACGGGGTTGGATGTCTGCGGTTCGCTGTGGGTCTGTCCCGTATGTGCCGCTAAGATTTCAGAACGACGGAAGGCAGAACTCGAGCAGATGTTGGTAACGCATCGCGCTCGAGGGGGCGAATTGGTGATGATTACGCGCACCGTTCCGCACGAGTTCGCCAACGATTTAAAAACCTTCCTGACTTCCTTTTTAAAAGCAGAACATTTTTTAAAAGAAGGGAAAAGCTATCGCAACCTGTTACAACGTATCAAAGTTAAAGGCACGGTACGGGTGTTAGAAGTGACCCACGGCGAAAACGGTTGGCATGTCCACACCCATGAACTGTGGTTTGTCGAGAAAAGCTACCCTCGACTGTACGGCGATTTATCAGGGCTTGCTTACGATGAAGAAGAACGCCGTTATTACGTTCCCGCCAAGGGACTGTTTTCTATGTGGGTAGATTCAGTGCATCGGGCGGGTTTTAGCGGTTCTCCCTCCCCTAATGCCTTCGGTTTACACAACGGCGACTATGCTGCAGGTTATCTGGCTAAGTGGGGGGTGCAACCCACAACCGAGTGGACAGCGTCCGCCGAGATGACCAAATCCCACATCAAAACGAATGCCCGCATGATTACCAAGAACAAGGGCAGAACGCCGTTTGACCTGCTCCGTGATTTCTTTCATGGCGACAAAAACGCAGGTGACTTGTTCAAAGAATTTGCCCGAGTGTTTAAAG contains:
- a CDS encoding protein rep; translation: METDSSPLNDYQRRFQQFALQSAVRRLLPDSRVSKCLRQISQYPNKKTPLYFSWVKVKQSVQHKKTFFTGLDVCGSLWVCPVCAAKISERRKAELEQMLVTHRARGGELVMITRTVPHEFANDLKTFLTSFLKAEHFLKEGKSYRNLLQRIKVKGTVRVLEVTHGENGWHVHTHELWFVEKSYPRLYGDLSGLAYDEEERRYYVPAKGLFSMWVDSVHRAGFSGSPSPNAFGLHNGDYAAGYLAKWGVQPTTEWTASAEMTKSHIKTNARMITKNKGRTPFDLLRDFFHGDKNAGDLFKEFARVFKGRHQLQYSRGLKAQFAIEEKTDLEIAQEFEDHAHELGFLDYEDWLLILKHDARAYLLELAKSGWGAVSDYLLTIRKLKYV
- a CDS encoding DUF3606 domain-containing protein, which codes for MPDNRNIIAPQDRTKINIHQDYELNYWSREFGVSKDDIIVAVNTVGVSVARVKSYLGIE